A part of Leptospirales bacterium genomic DNA contains:
- a CDS encoding SpoIIE family protein phosphatase — MDFLNQFFYGLNIYFNFYAFANLLAGIFTLLVAVFLLTLKHRSKSTTALGLVFATLTPFNFIYFLAHAYYGPLASYHRWFTVGLILAPAIHMAQWAYKFPENTHPRAARLTWVLQYLVSITFTVAFIVITLRSHQVFILNGQLWDFDADLFSKIFGAVIMLFFFYAIGVGAWKSIKTKGKDRWTIAFIMGSIFVAFFIPALFNVAQRDGRITRDTFVITFTLATVLGYFGMLVLYINRTKDRTSFMAKILGVSLVTFLLMMQGISFFTLRDREEEYDSLRIQYAERALEGGERHDDIRYIVRYNPGDDSIAPAFMPTPAEVDFEGHKEDLANAMIYGQLRALDDVNFRESALSLIGQTRQPFFSGYRDLIKRFIDSSNLEDDQLREALFAFLAKIRTDTQVASNKVHAMKEEKFREELLAYIAKTEDRLQPIQLAMEAYLTAHPDLQGAELKRDIMRFLAPFEKEETRHFRRIMGENKDHYRHYTGFVVVDEKQNVAYEVGFDYLTYRRYMSPAALQQILILLIVLVVLLYAFPRFFSGSLITPLNELVGGVTQVNGGDLTTKVPVHVHDEIGFLASSFNSMVVSIRDAQEKLQDYANNLEEKVKERTAELKQTLDEVRALKTQQDGDYFLTSLLQKPLNYNANKSKLISTAFYLEQKKKFEFRTKKADLGGDICLTGNLRLGTPEKHKRYIVALNGDAMGKSMQGAGGSLVMGVVMNTIMARSAKNNRIMNTTPERWLTDVYEEIHGVFMAFNGSMVISCVLAAIDEQSGEMFYFNAEHPHTVLYRNGRASFIEEELQLRKLGLESEIPFKVQFFQLQRGDVVIMGSDGRDDLDLTPGEVVRTINEDEYLFLRRVEEGDGDIHRMVDAIKSYGELTDDLSFVRIGFHEQTADLRSSESVVEPERVIIDIDIHDELESMHDKALEGADLEFEDLFSKGRSLARDGKLEEALQYLNRAYTLRADVPALNKIMGVLTFKERDYNRAVEILSSYLEHDPGLTDFWLYLSISNKRIGEYHQALEAAQKVYNMSPDRVVNLINLADIHHKLGNYDRAREYIERALDIDPQNRHARQLQASLS; from the coding sequence GTGGATTTTCTCAACCAGTTCTTCTATGGCCTGAACATCTACTTCAACTTCTATGCCTTCGCAAACTTGCTGGCGGGCATCTTCACGCTCCTTGTTGCCGTCTTCTTACTGACGCTCAAGCATCGTTCGAAGAGCACCACGGCCCTCGGTCTGGTGTTTGCCACCCTGACGCCCTTCAATTTCATCTACTTTCTGGCGCACGCCTACTACGGACCGCTGGCCAGCTACCATCGCTGGTTCACTGTCGGCTTGATTCTGGCGCCCGCCATCCACATGGCGCAGTGGGCCTACAAGTTTCCGGAAAACACTCATCCGCGCGCGGCCCGACTTACGTGGGTGCTGCAGTACCTTGTATCGATCACTTTCACTGTCGCCTTCATAGTGATTACCCTCCGCTCCCATCAGGTTTTCATCCTGAACGGTCAGTTGTGGGATTTTGACGCCGACCTCTTCAGCAAGATCTTTGGCGCAGTAATCATGCTCTTCTTCTTTTACGCCATCGGCGTTGGCGCCTGGAAGAGCATTAAGACCAAGGGCAAGGATCGCTGGACCATCGCCTTTATCATGGGCAGCATCTTCGTCGCCTTCTTCATCCCGGCGCTTTTCAATGTGGCTCAGCGCGACGGTCGCATTACCCGCGACACCTTCGTGATTACCTTCACGCTGGCGACGGTCCTCGGTTATTTCGGCATGCTGGTGCTCTACATCAACCGCACCAAGGATCGCACCTCTTTCATGGCCAAGATCCTTGGCGTTTCGCTGGTTACCTTTCTGTTGATGATGCAGGGCATCAGCTTTTTTACGCTGCGCGACCGCGAGGAGGAGTATGACTCCTTGCGCATTCAATACGCCGAACGCGCTCTGGAAGGCGGCGAACGTCACGATGATATTCGCTATATTGTGCGTTACAATCCAGGCGATGACAGCATCGCGCCTGCTTTCATGCCGACGCCAGCCGAGGTCGACTTCGAGGGGCACAAAGAGGATCTGGCCAATGCCATGATCTATGGCCAATTGCGCGCCCTCGATGACGTAAATTTTCGCGAATCAGCGTTGTCCTTGATTGGTCAGACGCGGCAGCCGTTTTTCAGCGGTTATCGCGACTTGATCAAGCGCTTTATCGACAGCTCAAATCTAGAAGACGATCAACTGCGCGAAGCATTGTTCGCATTTCTGGCAAAAATCCGCACCGACACGCAGGTCGCCTCCAACAAAGTACATGCGATGAAGGAGGAGAAGTTTCGAGAGGAACTTCTGGCTTACATTGCCAAGACCGAGGATCGCCTGCAGCCGATACAGCTGGCAATGGAAGCCTACCTGACGGCGCACCCGGATCTGCAGGGCGCCGAACTGAAGCGGGATATCATGCGTTTTCTGGCGCCCTTTGAAAAAGAGGAAACGCGCCACTTTCGGCGTATCATGGGCGAAAACAAGGATCATTACCGCCACTACACTGGGTTTGTTGTTGTCGATGAAAAGCAGAATGTCGCCTACGAGGTGGGCTTTGATTACCTGACTTACCGACGCTATATGTCGCCGGCGGCGCTGCAGCAGATCCTGATTCTTCTGATTGTGCTGGTTGTTCTACTGTATGCTTTTCCGCGCTTCTTTTCCGGAAGCTTGATCACGCCGCTGAATGAACTGGTGGGAGGCGTTACCCAGGTGAACGGCGGCGACCTGACGACCAAGGTGCCGGTCCATGTGCACGACGAAATTGGCTTTTTGGCATCCTCCTTCAACTCCATGGTGGTGTCCATTCGCGACGCCCAGGAGAAACTGCAGGACTACGCCAACAATCTGGAAGAAAAGGTCAAGGAGCGTACCGCCGAACTCAAGCAAACGCTTGATGAAGTTCGGGCCTTGAAAACGCAGCAGGATGGCGACTACTTTCTGACTTCGCTATTGCAGAAGCCGCTCAACTACAATGCTAACAAGTCGAAGCTGATATCAACAGCATTCTATCTGGAACAAAAGAAGAAATTCGAGTTCCGCACGAAGAAGGCCGACCTTGGCGGCGATATCTGTCTGACCGGCAACCTGCGCCTGGGCACGCCGGAGAAACACAAACGTTACATCGTAGCGCTCAATGGCGATGCCATGGGCAAATCGATGCAGGGCGCCGGCGGCTCCCTGGTCATGGGCGTGGTCATGAATACAATCATGGCCCGTTCTGCTAAGAACAACCGCATCATGAATACAACGCCCGAGCGCTGGCTGACCGACGTCTACGAAGAGATCCACGGCGTTTTTATGGCCTTCAATGGCTCCATGGTCATCTCCTGCGTGCTGGCTGCTATTGACGAGCAGAGCGGCGAGATGTTTTACTTCAACGCCGAGCATCCGCACACTGTACTGTATCGCAACGGGCGCGCTTCCTTCATCGAAGAGGAGCTGCAATTGCGCAAGTTGGGCCTCGAGTCCGAAATCCCCTTCAAAGTTCAGTTCTTTCAGCTGCAGCGCGGCGACGTGGTTATCATGGGCTCTGACGGCCGCGACGACCTTGATCTTACGCCGGGCGAAGTGGTTCGCACGATCAACGAAGACGAATACCTGTTCTTGCGGCGAGTGGAAGAAGGCGATGGCGACATTCATCGCATGGTCGATGCAATCAAGAGTTACGGCGAGCTGACCGACGACCTGTCCTTCGTCCGTATTGGCTTTCACGAGCAGACGGCCGATCTACGGTCAAGCGAGAGTGTCGTAGAGCCGGAGCGCGTGATCATTGACATCGATATCCATGACGAACTGGAGTCGATGCATGATAAGGCCCTGGAGGGAGCGGACCTTGAATTCGAGGATCTGTTCAGCAAAGGTCGCAGCCTGGCGCGCGACGGCAAGTTGGAGGAGGCGCTGCAGTACCTGAATCGCGCCTATACTTTGCGCGCCGATGTGCCCGCATTGAATAAAATCATGGGCGTTCTGACCTTCAAGGAACGGGATTACAATCGCGCCGTGGAGATCCTGAGCAGCTACCTGGAGCATGATCCTGGCCTGACTGATTTCTGGCTCTATCTATCGATTTCCAACAAGCGTATTGGCGAATACCATCAGGCTCTGGAGGCGGCGCAGAAGGTTTACAATATGAGTCCGGATCGCGTGGTGAACCTGATCAACCTGGCGGACATCCACCACAAGCTTGGAAATTATGACCGCGCTCGCGAATACATTGAACGTGCGCTGGATATCGATCCGCAGAATCGACATGCGCGCCAGCTACAGGCCAGCCTGAGCTGA
- the add gene encoding adenosine deaminase translates to MIVKLEQLIGRIKGIDRDILELRRLKARLPAGRQYSAALETAFDKQINDLLNDKIAMEELEIESPPEDLVHQIFSADLVTASRIRTDRLPHVSEPTAAEQNLAAFMREMPKVEIHLHMEACISKETVAAMLEKNGVPYSMEELEKLYKFTNLQEFIKLFLFIIDSVKTPDDFELIFNNLRKYMDDNSVRYAEVFLAPSRMVQNGLDFNEIAQTLERLSNECRRSGGPEVKYLIDVSRTFGVENASKNLQRVLAARASNIIGIGLGGAELMGPARDFKDVFAQARAEGLHCVAHAGEDDGPWSIRDSVELLKAERIGHGTSAIQDPTLMELLREKGVPIEVCLTSNIFTGKYVRQEKDHPVRRYYDEGLVCTVNTDDPEIFNVNLSQEYFKYYRHLDFTVSEIIDLNRQTVQSTFMPDASAYWKKFEQQILKLRERYAV, encoded by the coding sequence ATGATAGTAAAGCTCGAACAACTTATTGGAAGAATCAAAGGAATCGATCGCGACATTCTGGAGCTGCGGCGACTGAAGGCGCGCCTGCCTGCCGGCCGCCAGTACAGTGCGGCGCTGGAAACCGCCTTTGACAAGCAGATCAATGATCTGCTCAACGACAAGATCGCCATGGAAGAATTGGAAATCGAAAGCCCGCCGGAGGACCTGGTGCATCAGATATTCTCCGCCGACCTGGTGACGGCCTCGCGCATTCGCACCGATCGCCTGCCGCACGTATCCGAGCCAACCGCCGCCGAGCAGAACCTGGCGGCCTTCATGCGCGAAATGCCGAAAGTAGAAATCCACCTGCACATGGAGGCTTGCATCAGCAAGGAAACCGTCGCAGCCATGCTGGAAAAGAACGGCGTTCCCTACTCCATGGAGGAGCTGGAGAAGCTCTATAAATTTACAAACCTGCAGGAGTTCATCAAGCTCTTTCTATTCATCATCGATTCGGTGAAGACGCCCGACGACTTTGAGCTGATATTCAATAATCTGCGCAAGTACATGGATGATAATTCAGTCCGTTACGCCGAGGTTTTCCTGGCGCCATCGCGCATGGTGCAAAATGGATTGGATTTCAACGAGATTGCTCAAACCCTGGAACGGCTTTCCAACGAATGTCGCCGTTCTGGCGGTCCGGAGGTGAAATACCTCATCGATGTCTCGCGAACCTTTGGCGTGGAGAACGCCAGTAAGAACCTGCAGCGCGTTCTGGCAGCGCGAGCCAGCAATATTATTGGCATTGGTCTGGGCGGCGCCGAATTGATGGGACCGGCGCGCGATTTCAAAGACGTTTTCGCACAGGCCCGCGCCGAGGGTTTGCATTGCGTGGCGCATGCCGGCGAGGACGATGGCCCCTGGTCCATACGCGATTCTGTTGAGCTGCTGAAGGCCGAGCGCATTGGTCACGGAACTTCCGCCATTCAGGACCCAACGTTGATGGAGCTGCTGCGCGAGAAGGGCGTGCCGATCGAAGTATGCCTGACTTCTAACATCTTTACCGGCAAGTACGTACGTCAGGAAAAAGACCATCCGGTGCGCCGCTACTACGATGAGGGCCTGGTCTGTACGGTGAATACTGACGATCCGGAAATCTTCAATGTCAATCTGAGCCAGGAGTATTTTAAGTACTATCGGCACCTTGATTTTACGGTAAGCGAGATCATTGACCTGAATCGGCAGACGGTGCAGTCCACCTTCATGCCTGATGCGAGCGCTTACTGGAAAAAATTTGAACAGCAGATCCTGAAGTTGCGCGAACGCTACGCGGTGTGA
- a CDS encoding methyltransferase domain-containing protein, with product MSRVGDEIEAPNAGWTFGGDVPRTFDSHVSRSVPLYNEGHDLILKVSDYFVGDGSLVYDLGCSTGELLRKLAARHSARSMQLIGVDREAAMVAEARSRGAEDPRITFVHEELTECELQPCDLVVAYYTMQFVRPAFRQELFDRVYRALRWGGAFLLFEKVRGPDARFQDILTGLYNDFKSERGFSSDEILAKTRSLKGVLEPFSTQGNLELLQRSGFKDCTTVMKYICFEGFLAIK from the coding sequence GTGAGCCGGGTCGGAGACGAAATCGAGGCCCCTAATGCGGGCTGGACCTTTGGCGGAGACGTGCCGCGAACCTTCGATTCGCATGTCAGTCGTTCGGTTCCGCTCTACAACGAAGGACACGATCTCATCCTGAAGGTTTCCGACTATTTCGTGGGCGACGGCTCATTGGTTTACGATCTGGGTTGTTCCACCGGCGAACTTCTGCGAAAACTGGCGGCCCGCCACAGCGCTCGTTCGATGCAACTGATTGGGGTCGATCGCGAGGCAGCGATGGTTGCCGAAGCGAGGAGTCGCGGCGCAGAGGATCCGCGCATCACCTTCGTCCATGAAGAGCTCACGGAATGCGAGCTGCAACCCTGCGACCTTGTCGTCGCCTACTATACCATGCAATTTGTGCGTCCGGCCTTCCGCCAGGAGCTGTTCGACCGCGTCTACCGAGCGTTGCGCTGGGGCGGCGCTTTTCTGCTCTTTGAGAAGGTGCGCGGGCCCGACGCACGCTTTCAAGATATTCTGACCGGACTCTACAATGATTTCAAATCCGAGCGCGGATTTTCCAGCGATGAAATTCTGGCTAAGACGCGCAGTTTGAAGGGCGTGCTGGAGCCATTCTCCACGCAGGGCAATCTGGAGCTATTGCAACGCTCCGGATTCAAAGACTGTACTACAGTCATGAAGTACATCTGTTTTGAAGGATTTCTGGCAATCAAATGA
- a CDS encoding isoprenylcysteine carboxylmethyltransferase family protein has protein sequence MKAFTLRFGNFIFRWRDTIFTLIVLGGIVAVALDPAGGIGDRQAEFMFTLLGAVVFVLGEFVRCITIGYAYIKRGGLKKEIFAERLVVRGLFAHTRNPMYLGNILIALGAILTINYLWFYIFVLPLFLYIYLAITYSEENYLRGKFGPEYDQYCRDVNRFLPGRLSGFKKSIEGMTFTFRRLLKKEHGTITALGVMVALLNLVKFHARYAVGWDSDFALNVYTIIAALLIFELITYILASTGKLEWDPDRP, from the coding sequence ATGAAGGCATTCACGCTTCGCTTTGGCAATTTCATCTTTCGCTGGCGGGATACGATCTTCACGCTCATTGTGCTGGGCGGCATTGTCGCGGTAGCCCTTGACCCGGCAGGCGGAATCGGCGACCGGCAGGCAGAGTTCATGTTCACGCTGCTGGGCGCCGTCGTATTTGTTCTCGGCGAGTTCGTCCGCTGCATCACCATTGGCTACGCTTACATCAAGCGCGGCGGGTTGAAGAAAGAGATTTTTGCCGAGCGGCTGGTTGTGCGCGGCCTGTTTGCCCATACGCGCAACCCAATGTACCTGGGTAACATATTGATTGCTCTTGGCGCAATTCTGACGATCAACTATTTGTGGTTCTATATCTTTGTACTTCCGCTGTTCCTCTACATTTATCTGGCTATTACCTATTCGGAAGAGAACTACCTGCGCGGCAAATTTGGTCCGGAATACGATCAGTACTGCCGCGACGTGAATCGCTTTTTGCCCGGTCGGCTCTCGGGTTTCAAGAAGTCCATTGAGGGCATGACTTTCACCTTTCGTCGCCTGTTGAAAAAGGAACACGGCACCATCACGGCCCTGGGCGTGATGGTGGCGCTTTTGAACCTGGTAAAGTTCCATGCACGCTATGCTGTCGGCTGGGATAGCGACTTCGCCTTGAACGTTTATACAATCATCGCGGCACTGCTGATCTTTGAGCTGATAACTTATATTCTGGCCAGCACGGGCAAGCTGGAGTGGGATCCGGATCGGCCCTGA
- a CDS encoding HAMP domain-containing histidine kinase, whose protein sequence is MSEISANEQLPALPDSGASLGVAELPALAAGLVHEVKNPLAAIHMHLQLLEGYLDEIGDVESRQRAQQKITLIKREISGLNKTLHDFISLLRPQAREKDIHVDLNQLLQEVIALIEPQALREGIELRFQGGETPLLSNVDSSFIKQIALNLVLNAIQALQESDLPMEERRIAVRTAAAPGGALLRVEDNGPGVPAELQAKIFQPFFSTKQGKGSGLGLALVQKMAAELGGRVSLDSSAGRGARFEVFLPADGARPQLKAPNPGD, encoded by the coding sequence ATGTCAGAGATCTCCGCGAATGAACAATTGCCCGCGCTGCCGGACTCAGGGGCCAGCCTTGGCGTAGCAGAACTGCCGGCGCTGGCCGCCGGTCTGGTGCACGAGGTCAAGAATCCGCTGGCGGCGATTCACATGCACCTGCAGCTGCTGGAGGGCTATCTCGATGAAATTGGAGACGTCGAATCGCGGCAGCGTGCACAGCAAAAGATCACGCTGATCAAACGCGAAATCTCCGGATTGAACAAGACCTTGCACGATTTTATCTCGCTGCTCCGTCCTCAAGCGCGCGAAAAGGACATTCATGTCGATCTCAATCAACTTCTCCAGGAGGTGATTGCTTTGATTGAGCCCCAGGCCTTGCGCGAGGGAATTGAGCTTAGATTTCAGGGCGGGGAAACGCCCCTGCTGAGTAATGTTGATAGCAGCTTTATCAAGCAAATCGCGCTGAACTTAGTGCTCAATGCAATTCAGGCGCTGCAGGAATCCGATCTACCTATGGAGGAACGGCGCATTGCTGTTCGCACGGCGGCTGCGCCTGGCGGCGCGCTGCTGCGCGTCGAGGATAACGGCCCGGGGGTTCCGGCGGAGTTGCAGGCCAAGATCTTTCAACCGTTCTTTTCTACCAAGCAGGGCAAGGGCAGCGGCCTCGGTCTGGCGCTGGTACAGAAGATGGCGGCAGAGCTGGGCGGTCGGGTCAGTCTTGACAGCTCCGCCGGGCGAGGGGCGCGCTTCGAGGTATTCTTGCCCGCAGATGGCGCCCGCCCGCAACTGAAAGCCCCGAATCCCGGCGACTGA
- a CDS encoding sigma-54 dependent transcriptional regulator, whose amino-acid sequence MANFLVIEDNAAQRAALEEFLGALGKKDEHRVYSAPELELARAVLAERPIDIILSDLMLPDGMSIELVREVRTGGRLRDIPILILTGQPSIETAVEAIREGASDYLLKPVDLTLLRKKMDALLETSRLKTENRQLRQRLSETFRAGSIVGNSSSLQDVLERVKQIAPTDVTVLIEGESGVGKELIANLLHENSPRASRPFVKVNCGALTKSILESELFGAVKGAYTGADHDRAGFFEAANGGTIFLDEIGEMDAESQVRLLRVLESREVVRIGSTRPIAVDVRVVAATNRSLLDEADHGRFREDLYYRLAVIRLFLPPLRQRGDDIPLLFNHFVTQFNDRYGKSVRGLSADLQAFFQNYDWPGNIREFRNVLEGMVVLARDDVLGKEDLPPELLRAPPRASARKLAETIVAGVSMEDYEKAILERNLNFYNGNREQTASALGISERTLYRKIKDFRL is encoded by the coding sequence ATGGCAAATTTTCTGGTTATCGAGGACAATGCTGCGCAACGAGCGGCGCTGGAAGAATTCCTGGGCGCGCTGGGAAAGAAGGACGAGCATCGCGTTTACAGTGCGCCGGAACTGGAATTGGCCCGCGCCGTTCTGGCGGAACGTCCCATCGATATCATCCTCAGCGATTTGATGCTGCCCGACGGAATGAGCATCGAGCTGGTGCGCGAAGTGCGCACCGGCGGCCGTCTGCGGGACATTCCCATTTTGATTCTGACCGGTCAGCCTAGCATTGAGACGGCCGTGGAGGCGATCCGCGAAGGGGCCAGCGATTATTTGCTGAAGCCAGTCGATCTAACGCTGTTGCGCAAGAAAATGGATGCGCTGCTGGAAACGTCGCGTCTAAAAACGGAGAATCGTCAGCTGCGTCAGCGTCTGAGCGAGACCTTTCGAGCCGGCAGCATTGTTGGCAATTCAAGTTCGCTGCAAGATGTACTGGAACGAGTCAAACAGATCGCACCCACGGATGTGACCGTTCTGATTGAGGGCGAAAGCGGAGTTGGCAAAGAGCTGATTGCCAATCTTCTCCATGAAAATTCTCCGCGCGCCAGTCGACCCTTCGTTAAGGTCAATTGCGGCGCTTTAACCAAGAGTATCCTCGAAAGCGAACTTTTTGGCGCGGTCAAGGGGGCCTATACTGGCGCCGATCACGATCGCGCTGGCTTTTTCGAGGCTGCCAATGGCGGCACCATCTTCCTCGATGAAATTGGAGAAATGGACGCCGAAAGTCAGGTGCGGCTGCTGCGCGTACTGGAATCGCGCGAAGTTGTGCGCATTGGCTCCACGCGACCGATTGCCGTCGATGTTCGCGTAGTCGCGGCCACCAATCGCTCTTTGCTGGATGAAGCGGATCATGGACGCTTTCGCGAAGATCTATACTATCGATTGGCAGTCATACGCCTCTTTCTGCCGCCGCTACGGCAGCGGGGCGACGATATTCCTTTGCTGTTCAATCACTTTGTTACACAATTCAACGATCGCTACGGCAAATCGGTGCGCGGTCTGTCCGCAGATCTGCAGGCCTTTTTTCAGAACTACGATTGGCCTGGCAACATCCGGGAATTCCGCAACGTACTGGAAGGCATGGTCGTGCTGGCTCGCGATGATGTGCTCGGGAAGGAAGACCTGCCGCCAGAATTGCTGCGCGCGCCGCCGCGCGCCAGTGCGCGCAAACTGGCCGAAACCATTGTGGCTGGCGTATCCATGGAAGATTACGAAAAGGCAATCCTCGAACGTAACTTGAATTTCTACAATGGCAACCGTGAGCAAACGGCTTCAGCCCTTGGCATATCCGAAAGGACATTGTACAGAAAGATCAAAGACTTTCGCCTGTGA
- the recO gene encoding DNA repair protein RecO encodes MSQILLSDAIVLRRRRLGEADLAADLLAQSGQRLCVRGHGLAATRRRSALLLEPGALVRLHYYARSSETLQSIKEGQVLEAFAEWKGDYASMTMLAHLLEVADIAADGEAQPARYQLLLGALRSRPDTPQTALAIEDRRAAGLWLCAFFKLRTLKLSGLLGDLQHCSQCGAALGDDACWNLPEAFFSCARCHPDANRDGARSARLLHAMATQRFGDFLAACRQSGMEMRAEDGLLRSLDAGLHRCLEQGFGRPLKTRPETD; translated from the coding sequence GTGAGCCAGATCTTACTCAGCGATGCCATCGTTCTTCGCCGCCGCCGACTTGGCGAGGCGGACCTGGCTGCAGATCTGCTGGCCCAAAGCGGTCAGCGCCTGTGCGTACGCGGTCATGGCCTGGCCGCTACCCGTCGACGCAGCGCCCTCCTGCTCGAGCCGGGCGCACTGGTTCGCCTGCACTACTATGCCCGCAGCAGCGAAACGCTACAGTCGATCAAGGAAGGACAGGTGCTTGAAGCCTTTGCGGAATGGAAGGGCGACTACGCCAGCATGACCATGTTGGCGCATTTGCTGGAGGTTGCCGATATCGCCGCCGATGGCGAGGCGCAGCCAGCGCGCTATCAATTGCTTCTGGGAGCGCTGCGCAGCCGGCCCGATACGCCGCAAACCGCGCTGGCTATTGAAGATCGTCGCGCTGCGGGCTTGTGGCTTTGCGCCTTTTTTAAACTGCGCACTCTGAAATTATCCGGATTGCTGGGCGATCTGCAGCATTGCTCGCAATGCGGCGCTGCACTTGGCGATGACGCCTGCTGGAATCTGCCGGAGGCCTTCTTCAGCTGCGCGCGCTGCCACCCCGATGCAAATCGCGATGGCGCAAGGTCGGCTCGTTTGCTGCACGCCATGGCAACGCAGCGCTTTGGCGATTTTCTTGCCGCCTGTCGACAGTCAGGCATGGAAATGCGCGCCGAGGACGGACTGCTGCGCTCGTTGGACGCTGGTTTGCATCGCTGTCTGGAGCAGGGCTTTGGACGTCCGCTGAAGACGCGACCGGAGACTGATTGA
- the argS gene encoding arginine--tRNA ligase gives MLRQTIVEHIGRALEALNPSIAAPNIRLEYAREEQFGDYACTIAMDRSIRDLYAAEQAAFKNPRNFAGAIQERLQSDPGASAFFERVEVAGPGFLNLFVAPQQYYTLALAAAAEGGGYGRSKRSDARNIIFEFVSANPTGPLNVVSARAAALGDCCCNLLEAAGDQVHREFYVNDYGNQVNLLGRSCLLRYLESRGALLKFAERETPPDEQAAEDALSTPAAHYKEGPGLRFPAEGYHGEYIKEAVAAICKSQPRLELSAELLAELVDRSARTDLAEDFTATETLQPVAERFGLAAIAYFLESQRADLDRFRVRFDNFFSERELHMKGAVLEARTALGTQTKESEGKVFFRSSEYGDDKDRVIVREDGRPTYLLADIAYHKSKADRGFSHIFNVWGPDHHGYIKRLAGAMQAMGFPQPNFQVLIAQQVNLLEQGKPLRMSKRAGRLITMRELIEEIPVDVSRYFFVMRAFESHLDYDLAEARDTSEKNPYYYVAYAHARIASIFQAAKERGLEAEQQGELQIELTPERRRLLVLAARFPEEVQDAAASLEPHRLLTYLYHLATALSQFYAPRENRIIQQSPEIAAQLLAILAAVKLSLANGLRLLGMDAPERMTREEDGAQS, from the coding sequence ATGCTACGCCAAACAATTGTTGAACACATCGGACGCGCATTGGAGGCGCTCAATCCGTCGATTGCCGCGCCAAACATTCGCCTGGAATACGCGCGCGAGGAGCAGTTTGGCGACTATGCCTGTACCATTGCGATGGATCGCAGCATTCGCGATCTCTATGCGGCAGAGCAGGCAGCGTTCAAGAATCCGCGCAACTTTGCCGGCGCCATACAGGAACGCCTGCAATCAGATCCTGGCGCATCTGCCTTCTTCGAACGGGTCGAAGTGGCCGGACCCGGATTTCTCAATCTTTTTGTTGCTCCGCAGCAATACTACACGCTGGCGCTTGCCGCCGCCGCAGAGGGCGGCGGCTACGGTCGCAGCAAACGTTCCGATGCGCGAAACATTATCTTTGAGTTCGTTTCGGCCAACCCCACCGGCCCACTGAATGTCGTTTCGGCCCGAGCGGCGGCGCTGGGCGATTGCTGCTGCAACTTACTGGAAGCAGCTGGCGATCAAGTTCACCGGGAATTCTACGTCAATGACTACGGCAATCAGGTCAATCTGCTGGGACGCAGCTGCCTTTTGCGCTATCTTGAATCGCGCGGGGCCCTGCTTAAGTTCGCAGAACGCGAAACGCCGCCAGATGAACAAGCAGCCGAGGACGCGCTGAGCACGCCGGCAGCACACTACAAAGAAGGTCCCGGTCTGCGCTTCCCCGCTGAGGGATACCACGGCGAGTATATCAAAGAGGCCGTCGCCGCCATTTGCAAGAGCCAGCCACGCCTGGAATTGTCGGCGGAATTGCTCGCCGAACTTGTGGATCGCAGCGCAAGGACTGATCTTGCAGAGGACTTCACTGCGACCGAAACCCTGCAGCCGGTTGCAGAACGCTTTGGCCTCGCCGCGATAGCCTATTTTCTGGAATCACAACGAGCGGATCTCGATCGGTTTCGCGTTCGCTTCGATAATTTTTTCAGCGAGCGCGAACTCCACATGAAAGGCGCCGTGCTGGAGGCCCGGACGGCGCTGGGAACGCAGACCAAAGAAAGCGAGGGCAAGGTCTTCTTTCGCAGCAGCGAATACGGCGATGACAAGGACCGCGTAATCGTTCGCGAGGATGGCCGCCCCACCTATTTGCTGGCGGACATCGCCTATCACAAGAGCAAGGCCGACCGGGGATTCAGCCATATCTTCAACGTGTGGGGCCCTGACCACCACGGCTACATCAAGCGCCTGGCCGGCGCGATGCAAGCAATGGGCTTTCCGCAACCAAACTTTCAAGTGCTCATTGCGCAGCAGGTCAATCTGCTCGAGCAGGGCAAGCCGCTGCGTATGAGCAAGCGCGCCGGCCGCCTGATTACCATGCGCGAGCTGATCGAGGAAATTCCGGTGGATGTTTCCCGTTACTTCTTTGTAATGCGCGCCTTTGAATCGCACCTGGACTATGACCTGGCCGAAGCCAGAGACACTTCGGAAAAGAATCCATATTACTACGTCGCCTACGCTCACGCCCGGATTGCTTCCATATTTCAGGCGGCAAAAGAACGAGGTTTGGAAGCGGAGCAGCAAGGCGAGTTACAGATTGAATTGACGCCCGAGCGTCGTCGTCTGCTGGTCCTTGCCGCTCGTTTTCCGGAGGAAGTGCAGGATGCCGCCGCATCTCTGGAGCCCCATCGATTGTTAACATATCTCTATCATCTGGCGACGGCCCTTTCCCAATTTTACGCCCCGCGCGAAAATCGCATCATACAACAGAGCCCGGAAATTGCCGCCCAGCTGCTGGCAATTCTTGCGGCGGTAAAGTTGAGCCTGGCCAATGGGCTGCGGCTGCTCGGCATGGACGCGCCTGAGCGCATGACCCGCGAGGAAGATGGAGCGCAAAGCTGA